The following coding sequences lie in one Benincasa hispida cultivar B227 chromosome 6, ASM972705v1, whole genome shotgun sequence genomic window:
- the LOC120079380 gene encoding lysine-specific demethylase JMJ25 isoform X2, translated as MDLPRSTSANGEDVGIPDDLRCKRSDGKQWRCTAMSMPDKTVCEKHYIQAKKRAANSAMRAHLKKAKRKSLEESDFYLEDKSDDFDAPLSSGRIAEQSHPGKKSSKSQRDLSPYEESWRPYKTTAADSSRNLSQKSFDANATTEYSDASTNSSEEIGGQTCHQCRRNERDGVIWCLRCDRRGYCSNCISKWYLDIPLEEIQKICPACRGICNCRVCLRGGNLIKVRIREIPVLDRLQYLCCLLSSVLPVIKQIHIQQCFELELEKRILGDEMLLLRAKLNADEQMCCNFCRIPIIDYHRHCPNCYYDLCLSCCQDLREASTSGNGGGLGDNGNGMMGQKPLFERQYRQRLKFSDKILYWKADCDGNIPCPPREYGGCGYFQLNLNRIFKMNWVAKLVKNVEEMVGGCRVHDFGTLPEAESDDPNFLHCAHRDNSSDNFLYCPTSSDIKFNGIRDFRKHWASGKPIIVRQVFDSSSIASWDPEVIWRGIRGKTDEGMKYENQLVKAINCSDQSEVKIELHQFIEGYFDGRISESGRPEILKLKDWPSPSESEDFILYQRPEFIVKLPLLEYIHSKWGLLNVAAKLPHYSLQNDVGPKIFISYGASKEPSAGDSATNLSINMRDMVYLLVHTHSVKPKDAQGIDIECTENANVKSVVNELHSDEELCSGDGRSADLLVHGLGLQDEDEARVEGETEFAMLSQKMESNSVDEQSANSKMSDIDISEKSCSAVVWDVFRRKDVPKLTEYLRLHWKEFRKPVNINNDLIMRPLYDGALYLDGHHKGKLKAEFGVEPWTFVQRLGEAVFVPSGCPFQVMNLQSNVQLGLDFLSPESVGEAARMAADIRCLPNDHEAKLQVLEVGKISLYAASSVIKEVQKLVLDPKLSEELGVGDPNLTAAVSENLEKMTKQRQISCA; from the exons ATGGATCTTCCACGATCAACTTCTGCAAACGGCGAGGACGTTGGAATTCCAGACGATTTACGGTGCAAGAGGTCCGACGGTAAACAATGGCGGTGTACCGCCATGTCTATGCCGGACAAAACAGTGTGCGAGAAGCACTATATTCAAGCGAAGAAAAGGGCGGCGAATTCTGCAATGAGAGCGCACTTGAAGAAAGCGAAGAGGAAATCGTTGGAGGAAAGTGATTTCTACTTGGAAGATAAGAGTGATGATTTCGATGCACCTCTCTCGAGTGGTAGGATTGCTGAACAATCTCATCCCGGGAAGAAGTCGTCGAAGAGTCAG AGAGATTTGTCGCCGTATGAAGAGAGTTGGAGGCCTTATAAGACAACTGCTGCGGACTCTTCGAGGAATTTGTCGCAAAAAAGCTTTGATGCTAATGCCACGACG GAGTACTCTGATGCAAGCACCAATTCCTCTGAGGAGATTGGTGGGCAGACGTGTCATCAATGTCGAAGGAATGAAAGAGATGGAGTAATCTGGTGTCTCAGGTGTGATAGGAGAGGATATTGCAGTAATTGCATCTCTAAATG GTACTTGGATATACCATTGGAGGAAATTCAAAAAATTTGCCCTGCATGTAGAGGTATTTGTAACTGCAGAGTGTGTCTGCGTGGTGGTAATTTGATTAAG GTAAGAATAAGGGAAATACCGGTTTTAGACAGGTTGCAATATCTCTGTTGTCTATTGTCATCTGTACTACCTGTTATCAAACAGATCCACATTCAACAATGCTTTGAATTGGAACTTGAAAAACGGATCCTAG GAGATGAGATGCTTCTTCTTAGAGCAAAGTTGAATGCAGATGAGCAGATGTGCTG CAATTTTTGCAGGATACCTATTATTGATTATCATCGGCATTGTCCAAACTGCTACTATGATCTATGCCTCAGTTGCTGTCAAGATCTACGTGAAGCATCCACCTCGGGAAATGGTGGAGGCTTGGGAGATAATGGGAATGGTATGATGGGCCAGAAACCTTTGTTTGAACGACAATACAGACAGAGATTGAAATTCTCAGATAAAATCCTCTACTGGAAAGCTGATTGTGATGGCAATATACCTTGTCCTCCAAGGGAATATGGGGGCTGTGGTTATTTTCAGTTAAACCTGAATCGGATTTTTAAAATGAACTGGGTTGCAAAACTGGTTAAAAATGTTGAGGAAATGGTTGGTGGCTGTAGGGTTCATGATTTCGGAACTTTACCAGAAGCAGAGTCGGATGATCCCAACTTTTTGCATTGTGCTCATCGAGATAACAGCAGcgataattttttatattgccCAACATCATCAGACATTAAATTTAACGGAATCAGGGATTTCAGAAAACATTGGGCCAGCGGAAAACCCATTATTGTCAGGCAGGTTTTTGATAGTTCGTCCATTGCAAGCTGGGATCCAGAGGTTATCTGGAGAGGAATTCGGGGTAAGACTGATGAGGGAATGAAATACGAGAATCAATTAGTGAAGGCCATCAATTGCTCAGACCAGTCTGAG GTCAAAATTGAGCTTCATCAGTTCATCGAAGGATACTTTGATGGTCGTATCTCGGAAAGTGGCAGGCCAGAAATATTGAAGTTGAAAGACTGGCCTTCCCCCAGTGAATCTGAAGACTTTATTTTGTACCAGAGGCCTGAATTCATTGTTAAATTACCTTTACTTGAGTATATTCATTCCAAATGGGGACTTCTTAATGTTGCAGCAAAATTGCCACATTACTCTTTACAAAATGATGTGGGGCCTAAGATTTTTATAAGTTATGGAGCCTCTAAGGAGCCTAGTGCAGGTGATTCTGCGACTAATCTTAGTATCAACATGCGTGACATG GTATATTTATTGGTTCATACTCATTCAGTGAAGCCTAAAGATGCTCAAGGGATTGATATTGAGTGCACTGAAAATGCCAACGTGAAATCTGTGGTGAATGAGTTGCATAGTGACGAAGAATTGTGTTCTGGTGACGGGAGATCAGCAGACCTATTAGTCCATGGTCTTGGGTTGCAGGATGAGGATGAGGCTAGGGTTGAAGGAGAGACAGAATTTGCAATGTTGAGTCAGAAGATGGAATCTAATAGTGTTGATGAACAATCTGCGAACTCCAAAATGTCAGATATAGATATCTCTGAAAAAAGTTGTTCAGCAGTTGTTTGGGATGTCTTTCGGCGGAAGGATGTTCCCAAATTGACTGAGTATTTAAGACTACATTGGAAGGAATTTAGGAAGCCTGTCAACATAAACAATGATCTT ATTATGCGGCCTCTTTATGACGGAGCATTGTACCTCGATGGACATCATAAAGGGAAATTGAAAGCTGAATTCG GGGTAGAGCCTTGGACATTTGTGCAGCGTTTAGGTGAAGCCGTTTTTGTCCCTTCAGGATGCCCTTTTCAAGTCATGAATCTTCAG TCCAATGTCCAATTGGGTCTTGACTTCTTATCTCCTGAAAGTGTTGGTGAGGCTGCAAGAATGGCTGCAGATATCAGGTGTCTTCCTAATGATCATGAAGCAAAACTGCAAGTGCTGGAG GTTGGAAAAATCTCACTTTATGCAGCAAGCTCAGTTATCAAAGAAGTACAGAAATTGGTGCTCGATCCAAA ATTAAGTGAAGAACTCGGAGTTGGGGACCCTAATTTGACTGCTGCTGTTTCTGAGAACTTGGAGAAGATGACAAAGCAAAGGCAGATAAGTTGTGCTTAG
- the LOC120079381 gene encoding psbP domain-containing protein 7, chloroplastic, whose product MALSRCFSGSRMMNFPRSTISAQWPSDDPAGKSAAEEFTPLAVTFRRRLIVGIGSASLVAVGANFAGVTSFLLGLSPENSRRLRLDVVYPIGGYSRCLDANEGFEFIYPASWVGDQRLLYRAAEKSEYERSLDPPPLTGSTMDRRRRQNVNEPVVAFGPPGSSGELNVSVIVSPVPLDFSIEAFGGPNEVGEAVIRTITRASKRSDLKGTLIQTTLREDLLGKYYELEFKVESSSFRRHNIAVCCARRGKLYTLNAQAPESEWLGLKSEMKTIANSFCLSA is encoded by the exons ATGGCGTTGAGTCGCTGCTTTTCCGGCAGCCGAATGATGAATTTCCCGCGGAGCACAATATCGGCGCAGTGGCCATCCGACGACCCAGCCGGAAAATCTGCGGCGGAGGAATTCACGCCGCTGGCAGTCACGTTTCGGCGGAGGCTGATTGTTGGGATCGGATCGGCTTCTCTGGTGGCCGTTGGCGCAAATTTCGCCGGCGTGACGAGCTTTCTGCTCGGTCTGTCGCCGGAAAACAGTCGGCGATTGAGACTTGATGTTGTTTATCCAATTGGAGGCTACAGTCGGTGCTTGGATGCCAATGAAGGATTTG AGTTCATATACCCGGCGAGTTGGGTAGGCGACCAGAGGTTGCTGTATCGAGCAGCTGAAAAATCGGAATATGAACGATCACTGGACCCTCCACCCTTGACTGGTTCCACCATGGATCGTCGTCGTCGTCAGAATGTCAATGAGCCAGTGGTTGCATTTGGTCCTCCGGGATCGAGTGGAGAGCTCAATGTTAGCGTCATTGTGTCTCCGGTACCTCTTGATTTTTC AATTGAAGCATTTGGAGGTCCAAATGAAGTAGGGGAAGCTGTGATCAGGACTATTACAAGGGCCAGCAAACGCTCTGATCTTAAAGGAACCTTGATACAAACAACTCTGAGAGAGGATTTGCTAGGCAAATACTATGAACTGGAATTTAAAGTGGAAAGCTCCTCGTTTCGGAGGCACAACATTGCAGTTTGTTGTGCTCGTCGGGGCAAATTATATACACTGAATGCCCAGGCACCTGAATCAGAATGGCTAGGTCTAAAATCAGAGATGAAGACAATTGCCAATTCTTTTTGCCTCTCAGCTTGA
- the LOC120079380 gene encoding lysine-specific demethylase JMJ25 isoform X1 → MDLPRSTSANGEDVGIPDDLRCKRSDGKQWRCTAMSMPDKTVCEKHYIQAKKRAANSAMRAHLKKAKRKSLEESDFYLEDKSDDFDAPLSSGRIAEQSHPGKKSSKSQVRYSPDTPPTRSLPLRISSKHDDSQRDLSPYEESWRPYKTTAADSSRNLSQKSFDANATTEYSDASTNSSEEIGGQTCHQCRRNERDGVIWCLRCDRRGYCSNCISKWYLDIPLEEIQKICPACRGICNCRVCLRGGNLIKVRIREIPVLDRLQYLCCLLSSVLPVIKQIHIQQCFELELEKRILGDEMLLLRAKLNADEQMCCNFCRIPIIDYHRHCPNCYYDLCLSCCQDLREASTSGNGGGLGDNGNGMMGQKPLFERQYRQRLKFSDKILYWKADCDGNIPCPPREYGGCGYFQLNLNRIFKMNWVAKLVKNVEEMVGGCRVHDFGTLPEAESDDPNFLHCAHRDNSSDNFLYCPTSSDIKFNGIRDFRKHWASGKPIIVRQVFDSSSIASWDPEVIWRGIRGKTDEGMKYENQLVKAINCSDQSEVKIELHQFIEGYFDGRISESGRPEILKLKDWPSPSESEDFILYQRPEFIVKLPLLEYIHSKWGLLNVAAKLPHYSLQNDVGPKIFISYGASKEPSAGDSATNLSINMRDMVYLLVHTHSVKPKDAQGIDIECTENANVKSVVNELHSDEELCSGDGRSADLLVHGLGLQDEDEARVEGETEFAMLSQKMESNSVDEQSANSKMSDIDISEKSCSAVVWDVFRRKDVPKLTEYLRLHWKEFRKPVNINNDLIMRPLYDGALYLDGHHKGKLKAEFGVEPWTFVQRLGEAVFVPSGCPFQVMNLQSNVQLGLDFLSPESVGEAARMAADIRCLPNDHEAKLQVLEVGKISLYAASSVIKEVQKLVLDPKLSEELGVGDPNLTAAVSENLEKMTKQRQISCA, encoded by the exons ATGGATCTTCCACGATCAACTTCTGCAAACGGCGAGGACGTTGGAATTCCAGACGATTTACGGTGCAAGAGGTCCGACGGTAAACAATGGCGGTGTACCGCCATGTCTATGCCGGACAAAACAGTGTGCGAGAAGCACTATATTCAAGCGAAGAAAAGGGCGGCGAATTCTGCAATGAGAGCGCACTTGAAGAAAGCGAAGAGGAAATCGTTGGAGGAAAGTGATTTCTACTTGGAAGATAAGAGTGATGATTTCGATGCACCTCTCTCGAGTGGTAGGATTGCTGAACAATCTCATCCCGGGAAGAAGTCGTCGAAGAGTCAGGTTCGGTACTCGCCTGATACTCCACCTACTAGGAGTTTGCCTTTGCGTATTTCCTCAAAGCATGATGATTCGCAGAGAGATTTGTCGCCGTATGAAGAGAGTTGGAGGCCTTATAAGACAACTGCTGCGGACTCTTCGAGGAATTTGTCGCAAAAAAGCTTTGATGCTAATGCCACGACG GAGTACTCTGATGCAAGCACCAATTCCTCTGAGGAGATTGGTGGGCAGACGTGTCATCAATGTCGAAGGAATGAAAGAGATGGAGTAATCTGGTGTCTCAGGTGTGATAGGAGAGGATATTGCAGTAATTGCATCTCTAAATG GTACTTGGATATACCATTGGAGGAAATTCAAAAAATTTGCCCTGCATGTAGAGGTATTTGTAACTGCAGAGTGTGTCTGCGTGGTGGTAATTTGATTAAG GTAAGAATAAGGGAAATACCGGTTTTAGACAGGTTGCAATATCTCTGTTGTCTATTGTCATCTGTACTACCTGTTATCAAACAGATCCACATTCAACAATGCTTTGAATTGGAACTTGAAAAACGGATCCTAG GAGATGAGATGCTTCTTCTTAGAGCAAAGTTGAATGCAGATGAGCAGATGTGCTG CAATTTTTGCAGGATACCTATTATTGATTATCATCGGCATTGTCCAAACTGCTACTATGATCTATGCCTCAGTTGCTGTCAAGATCTACGTGAAGCATCCACCTCGGGAAATGGTGGAGGCTTGGGAGATAATGGGAATGGTATGATGGGCCAGAAACCTTTGTTTGAACGACAATACAGACAGAGATTGAAATTCTCAGATAAAATCCTCTACTGGAAAGCTGATTGTGATGGCAATATACCTTGTCCTCCAAGGGAATATGGGGGCTGTGGTTATTTTCAGTTAAACCTGAATCGGATTTTTAAAATGAACTGGGTTGCAAAACTGGTTAAAAATGTTGAGGAAATGGTTGGTGGCTGTAGGGTTCATGATTTCGGAACTTTACCAGAAGCAGAGTCGGATGATCCCAACTTTTTGCATTGTGCTCATCGAGATAACAGCAGcgataattttttatattgccCAACATCATCAGACATTAAATTTAACGGAATCAGGGATTTCAGAAAACATTGGGCCAGCGGAAAACCCATTATTGTCAGGCAGGTTTTTGATAGTTCGTCCATTGCAAGCTGGGATCCAGAGGTTATCTGGAGAGGAATTCGGGGTAAGACTGATGAGGGAATGAAATACGAGAATCAATTAGTGAAGGCCATCAATTGCTCAGACCAGTCTGAG GTCAAAATTGAGCTTCATCAGTTCATCGAAGGATACTTTGATGGTCGTATCTCGGAAAGTGGCAGGCCAGAAATATTGAAGTTGAAAGACTGGCCTTCCCCCAGTGAATCTGAAGACTTTATTTTGTACCAGAGGCCTGAATTCATTGTTAAATTACCTTTACTTGAGTATATTCATTCCAAATGGGGACTTCTTAATGTTGCAGCAAAATTGCCACATTACTCTTTACAAAATGATGTGGGGCCTAAGATTTTTATAAGTTATGGAGCCTCTAAGGAGCCTAGTGCAGGTGATTCTGCGACTAATCTTAGTATCAACATGCGTGACATG GTATATTTATTGGTTCATACTCATTCAGTGAAGCCTAAAGATGCTCAAGGGATTGATATTGAGTGCACTGAAAATGCCAACGTGAAATCTGTGGTGAATGAGTTGCATAGTGACGAAGAATTGTGTTCTGGTGACGGGAGATCAGCAGACCTATTAGTCCATGGTCTTGGGTTGCAGGATGAGGATGAGGCTAGGGTTGAAGGAGAGACAGAATTTGCAATGTTGAGTCAGAAGATGGAATCTAATAGTGTTGATGAACAATCTGCGAACTCCAAAATGTCAGATATAGATATCTCTGAAAAAAGTTGTTCAGCAGTTGTTTGGGATGTCTTTCGGCGGAAGGATGTTCCCAAATTGACTGAGTATTTAAGACTACATTGGAAGGAATTTAGGAAGCCTGTCAACATAAACAATGATCTT ATTATGCGGCCTCTTTATGACGGAGCATTGTACCTCGATGGACATCATAAAGGGAAATTGAAAGCTGAATTCG GGGTAGAGCCTTGGACATTTGTGCAGCGTTTAGGTGAAGCCGTTTTTGTCCCTTCAGGATGCCCTTTTCAAGTCATGAATCTTCAG TCCAATGTCCAATTGGGTCTTGACTTCTTATCTCCTGAAAGTGTTGGTGAGGCTGCAAGAATGGCTGCAGATATCAGGTGTCTTCCTAATGATCATGAAGCAAAACTGCAAGTGCTGGAG GTTGGAAAAATCTCACTTTATGCAGCAAGCTCAGTTATCAAAGAAGTACAGAAATTGGTGCTCGATCCAAA ATTAAGTGAAGAACTCGGAGTTGGGGACCCTAATTTGACTGCTGCTGTTTCTGAGAACTTGGAGAAGATGACAAAGCAAAGGCAGATAAGTTGTGCTTAG